A window of Macrotis lagotis isolate mMagLag1 chromosome X, bilby.v1.9.chrom.fasta, whole genome shotgun sequence contains these coding sequences:
- the LOC141502159 gene encoding dynactin-associated protein-like, with translation MEGKYRKHSWTPERPEIQPSFQNPSGHEPFQPSQAVFHSLPHVQSEIQSRPSVICTNPGVLGHSVPSTTVCHQGKEYQWSLWKIFLVCLLACVITTTIGVLILSLVKNNNDNPSIVIQLPQSTTGKTTAASKTTTLIATTPKMTTTASKTTTVMATTPKTITTASKTTTIMATTPKTTTTASKTTTITATPSTISGISSETTQPLSQVGPKTTKATMATSSGTEMQTSR, from the exons AtggaagggaaatacagaaaacATTCTTGGACTCCTGAACGACCTGAAATTCAACCT TCCTTTCAGAATCCCAGTGGGCATGAACCTTTTCAACCTTCACAAGCAGTATTTCACTCACTACCTCATGTTCAAAGTGAAATACAATCCAGACCATCAGTTATCTGTACCAACCCAGGAGTTCTTGGGCATTCAGTACCCTCAACTACAGTATGTCATCAG GGCAAAGAATACCAGTGGTcactatggaaaatatttttggtCTGTCTTTTGGCATGTGTAATTACAACAACAATAGGAGTGCTGATACTGAGTCTGGTGAAGAATAATAATGACAACCCCTCAATTGTCATTCAATTACCACAAAGTACCACAGGTAAAACAACTGCAGCTTCCAAAACCACCACTTTAATAGCCACAACACCTAAAATGACAACCACAGCTTCCAAAACTACCACTGTAATGGCAACAACACCTAAAACCATAACCACAGCTTCCAAAACCACCACTATAATGGCAACAACACCTAAAACCACAACCACAGCTTCCAAAACCACCACTATAACAGCAACACCATCCACCATCTCTGGAATTTCATCCGAGACCACTCAGCCTCTATCTCAAGTAGGTCCTAAGACAACTAAAGCTACCATGGCTACTAGTTCTGGGACTGAAATGCAAACAAGTAGGTAA